Proteins found in one Ornithorhynchus anatinus isolate Pmale09 chromosome 8, mOrnAna1.pri.v4, whole genome shotgun sequence genomic segment:
- the LPIN3 gene encoding phosphatidate phosphatase LPIN3 isoform X2, whose product MNYVGQLAETVFVTVKELYRGLNPATLTGCIDVLVVRQPDGSFQCSPFHVRFGKLGVLRSREKVVDIEINGEPVGLHMKLGDNGEAFFVQELGEEEERLPSRLCTSPIPQEHPSGLLPNPPLGSGTTQASWLGEPEMASTDTPTRKKRRRRKKAKRKEEPVVPDSSSDEAEMLESEPSLEETQKLVPSLDSVSVYYSFTNLQSEDGTTFQPKDIYPYSDGEWGQQHSLPSDYPSTPKSDSELEIKFPEPSPPGAESHMHWSWGRLPQVAKSERTELPRFSSSSATAVLTPLGESSHTTPVLASLGSDVAPQDSQSPCPSPLSKPLAAFQKGEGADLEEEGPEPVVEGAPQPGMEEGQMPPPGAVGTVGGEDPDAEGAEPARESVIPQASEVAAAAAESPLAPESSGPIGQRVESRERKGSLKRSQHLGPSDIYLDDLASLDLADVALYFPKSDVELAGKACSEPGSSGPTPPQAGTLIDSGTDNLAEPTQEPEGPVALSLCGGLVDRREISKEKFLKHMISYQDLADNPSVLDDPNLVVKIYKKYYNWAVAAPMILSLQAFQKTLPKSTVDKLVKEKMPKKSGRWWFSWRRKEFSAEEHSSGTEKTTAEELAEGPMPSGPKTEFLSSEDDSPGSPVILEVLSPQVPSQTFFPTYKKSLRLSSDQIRSLNLRDGANDVTFSVTTQYQGTCRCEANIYLWNWDDRVVISDIDGTITKSDALGHILPQLGKDWTHQGIVKLYHKIHLNGYKFLYCSARAIGMADITKGYLQWVNEQGCGLPKGPILLAPSSLFSALHREVIEKKPEVFKIACLTDIRNLFSPLAQPFYAAFGNRPNDAYAYRQVGLPESRIFTVNPRGELIQELTRNHKSTYERLSELVELVFPPVALGSNVGLVNPDFSQFCFWREPLPAIDLEDLG is encoded by the exons ATGAACTATGTGGGCCAACTGGCGGAGACGGTGTTTGTGACGGTGAAGGAGCTGTACCGGGGCCTGAACCCGGCCACACTGACCGGATGCATCGACGTGCTGGTGGTGAGGCAGCCAGATGGCTCCTTCCAGTGCTCCCCCTTCCACGTGCGCTTCGGCAAGCTCGGCGTCCTGCGCTCCCGTGAGAAGGTG GTTGACATCGAGATCAACGGAGAGCCGGTGGGGCTGCACATGAAGCTGGGAGACAATGGGGAGGCCTTTTTCGtccaggagctgggggaggaggag GAGAGACTCCCATCCCGCCTGTGTACCTCGCCCATCCCTCAGGAGCACCCCTCGGGGCTCCTGCCCAACCCGCCTCTGGGCTCTGGGACCACGCAGGCCAGCTGGCTAGGGGAGCCAGAGATGGCCAGCACAGACACCCCCACACGCAAGAAGAGACGTCGCCGGAAGAAAGCCAAGCGGAAGGAGGAGCCCGTGGTGCCGGACTCGAGTTCTGACGAAGCTGAGATGTTGGAGAGTGAGCCCTCGCTGGAGGAGACGCAGAAGCTGGTGCCGAGCTT GGACTCTGTTTCCGTGTATTACTCGTTTACCAACCTGCAGTCCGAGGATGGGACCACCTTCCAGCCGAAGGACATCTACCCCTACTCTGATGGGGAGTGGGGCCAACAGCACAG CCTTCCGTCAGATTATCCCTCCACCCCAAAGAGTGACTCGGAGCTGGAGATCAAGTTCCCCGAGCCTTCCCCGCCAGGAGCCGAGTCTCACATGCATTGGTCTTGGGGGAGACTTCCCCAG GTGGCGAAATCTGAGCGAACAGAGCTGCCTAGGTTCTCCAGTAGCAGCGCGACCGCAGTCCTCACCCCTCTGGGAGAGTCCAGCCACACGACCCCTGTCCTGGCTAGCTTGGGCTCCGACGTGGCCCCCCAGGACTCCCAGAGCCCctgcccaagtcctctgtctaAACCCTTGGCCGCCttccagaaaggggagggggccgatCTGGAAGAGGAGGGGCCTGAGCCAGTCGTCGAGGGGGCCCCCCAGCCCGGGATGGAAGAAGGGCAGATGCCGCCCCCAGGAGCGGTGGGGACAGTGGGCGGTGAGGACCCTGACGcagagggggcggagccggcccgggagtcagtgatCCCTCAGGCCTCGGAAGTAGCCGCCGCTGCCGCCGAGAGCCCACTGGCCCCGGAAAGCTCGGGACCCATCGGGCAGAGagtggagagcagagagaggaaag GCTCCCTGAAGAGAAGCCAACACCTGGGTCCCAGTGACATCTACCTCGATGACTTGGCTTCCCTGGACTTGGCCGACGTAGCCCTGTACTTCCCCAAAAG tgATGTAGAGTTGGCTGGCAAGGCCTGCAGTGAACCTGGCAGCTCcgggcccaccccaccccaggccgGGACCCTCATCGACAGTGGCACCGACAACCTGGCCGAGCCTACCCAGGAGCCAGAGGGCCCGGTCGCGCTGTCCCTCTGCGGCGGTCTTGTGGACAGAAGGGAGATTTCAAAGG AAAAGTTCCTGAAACACATGATCTCCTATCAGGACCTGGCTGACAACCCCAGTGTCTTGGATGATCCCAACTTGGTGGTTAAGATCTACAAGAA gtaTTACAACTGGGCCGTGGCTGCTCCCATGATCCTCTCCTTGCAGGCATTTCAGAAGACTCTTCCCAAG agcaccgtgGACAAGCTGGTGAAGGAAAAGATGCCCAAGAAGAGTGGCAGGTGGTGGTtttcctggaggaggaaagagttcTCGGCTGAAGAA CACAGCTCTGGGACAGAAAAGACCACGGCAGAGGAACTGGCAGAGGGGCCAATGCCGTCAGG GCCAAAGACCGAGTTCCTGTCTAGCGAGGATGATTCTCCCGGAAGTCCCGTGATCCTGGAAGTCCTCTCTCCCCAGGTTCCATCCCAGACTTTCTTCCCTACGTACAAGAAGTCCCTGCGGCTCTCGTCAGACCAGATC CGGAGCCTGAATCTGAGGGATGGGGCCAACGATGTGACGTTCAGTGTGACGACCCAGTACCAGGGCACCTGCCGCTGCGAGGCCAACATCTACCTATGGAACTGGGATGACCGGGTGGTCATCTCGGACATCGATGGGACCATCACCAA ATCGGATGCCTTGGGACACATTTTGCCCCAGCTGGGGAAAGACTGGACTCATCAGGGCATCGTTAAACTCTACCACAAGATCCACTT GAATGGATACAAGTTCCTGTACTGTTCAGCCCGGGCCATCGGCATGGCTGATATCACCAAGGGCTACCTGCAGTGGGTGAATGAACAGGGCTGCGGCCTCCCCAAAGGCCCCATCCTTCTGGCCCCCAGCAGCCTCTTCTCTGCCCTCCACAG GGAAGTGATTGAGAAGAAGCCCGAGGTGTTCAAAATCGCCTGCCTGACGGACATCAggaacctgttctcccctctggcGCAGCCCTTCTATGCCGCCTTTGGGAACCGTCCCAAC GATGCCTATGCCTATCGGCAGGTGGGCCTTCCTGAATCTCGGATCTTCACTGTCAATCCCCGAGGGGAACTGATCCAGGAACTCACCAGGAACCACAAGTCCAC GTATGAACGGCTCAGCGAGTTGGTGGAACTCGTCTTCCCGCCGGTGGCTCTTGGATCCAATGTGGGACTAGTCAACCCCGACTTCAGCCAGTTCTGTTTCTGGAGGGAGCCCCTGCCTGCCATTGACCTGGAGGACCTTGGCTAG
- the LPIN3 gene encoding phosphatidate phosphatase LPIN3 isoform X1 gives MSESRRGVTLPPRGDPQRSHCNLQDCGTGRKQAADAIYLHPSIWSQTMNYVGQLAETVFVTVKELYRGLNPATLTGCIDVLVVRQPDGSFQCSPFHVRFGKLGVLRSREKVVDIEINGEPVGLHMKLGDNGEAFFVQELGEEEERLPSRLCTSPIPQEHPSGLLPNPPLGSGTTQASWLGEPEMASTDTPTRKKRRRRKKAKRKEEPVVPDSSSDEAEMLESEPSLEETQKLVPSLDSVSVYYSFTNLQSEDGTTFQPKDIYPYSDGEWGQQHSLPSDYPSTPKSDSELEIKFPEPSPPGAESHMHWSWGRLPQVAKSERTELPRFSSSSATAVLTPLGESSHTTPVLASLGSDVAPQDSQSPCPSPLSKPLAAFQKGEGADLEEEGPEPVVEGAPQPGMEEGQMPPPGAVGTVGGEDPDAEGAEPARESVIPQASEVAAAAAESPLAPESSGPIGQRVESRERKGSLKRSQHLGPSDIYLDDLASLDLADVALYFPKSDVELAGKACSEPGSSGPTPPQAGTLIDSGTDNLAEPTQEPEGPVALSLCGGLVDRREISKEKFLKHMISYQDLADNPSVLDDPNLVVKIYKKYYNWAVAAPMILSLQAFQKTLPKSTVDKLVKEKMPKKSGRWWFSWRRKEFSAEEHSSGTEKTTAEELAEGPMPSGPKTEFLSSEDDSPGSPVILEVLSPQVPSQTFFPTYKKSLRLSSDQIRSLNLRDGANDVTFSVTTQYQGTCRCEANIYLWNWDDRVVISDIDGTITKSDALGHILPQLGKDWTHQGIVKLYHKIHLNGYKFLYCSARAIGMADITKGYLQWVNEQGCGLPKGPILLAPSSLFSALHREVIEKKPEVFKIACLTDIRNLFSPLAQPFYAAFGNRPNDAYAYRQVGLPESRIFTVNPRGELIQELTRNHKSTYERLSELVELVFPPVALGSNVGLVNPDFSQFCFWREPLPAIDLEDLG, from the exons TCCCAGACCATGAACTATGTGGGCCAACTGGCGGAGACGGTGTTTGTGACGGTGAAGGAGCTGTACCGGGGCCTGAACCCGGCCACACTGACCGGATGCATCGACGTGCTGGTGGTGAGGCAGCCAGATGGCTCCTTCCAGTGCTCCCCCTTCCACGTGCGCTTCGGCAAGCTCGGCGTCCTGCGCTCCCGTGAGAAGGTG GTTGACATCGAGATCAACGGAGAGCCGGTGGGGCTGCACATGAAGCTGGGAGACAATGGGGAGGCCTTTTTCGtccaggagctgggggaggaggag GAGAGACTCCCATCCCGCCTGTGTACCTCGCCCATCCCTCAGGAGCACCCCTCGGGGCTCCTGCCCAACCCGCCTCTGGGCTCTGGGACCACGCAGGCCAGCTGGCTAGGGGAGCCAGAGATGGCCAGCACAGACACCCCCACACGCAAGAAGAGACGTCGCCGGAAGAAAGCCAAGCGGAAGGAGGAGCCCGTGGTGCCGGACTCGAGTTCTGACGAAGCTGAGATGTTGGAGAGTGAGCCCTCGCTGGAGGAGACGCAGAAGCTGGTGCCGAGCTT GGACTCTGTTTCCGTGTATTACTCGTTTACCAACCTGCAGTCCGAGGATGGGACCACCTTCCAGCCGAAGGACATCTACCCCTACTCTGATGGGGAGTGGGGCCAACAGCACAG CCTTCCGTCAGATTATCCCTCCACCCCAAAGAGTGACTCGGAGCTGGAGATCAAGTTCCCCGAGCCTTCCCCGCCAGGAGCCGAGTCTCACATGCATTGGTCTTGGGGGAGACTTCCCCAG GTGGCGAAATCTGAGCGAACAGAGCTGCCTAGGTTCTCCAGTAGCAGCGCGACCGCAGTCCTCACCCCTCTGGGAGAGTCCAGCCACACGACCCCTGTCCTGGCTAGCTTGGGCTCCGACGTGGCCCCCCAGGACTCCCAGAGCCCctgcccaagtcctctgtctaAACCCTTGGCCGCCttccagaaaggggagggggccgatCTGGAAGAGGAGGGGCCTGAGCCAGTCGTCGAGGGGGCCCCCCAGCCCGGGATGGAAGAAGGGCAGATGCCGCCCCCAGGAGCGGTGGGGACAGTGGGCGGTGAGGACCCTGACGcagagggggcggagccggcccgggagtcagtgatCCCTCAGGCCTCGGAAGTAGCCGCCGCTGCCGCCGAGAGCCCACTGGCCCCGGAAAGCTCGGGACCCATCGGGCAGAGagtggagagcagagagaggaaag GCTCCCTGAAGAGAAGCCAACACCTGGGTCCCAGTGACATCTACCTCGATGACTTGGCTTCCCTGGACTTGGCCGACGTAGCCCTGTACTTCCCCAAAAG tgATGTAGAGTTGGCTGGCAAGGCCTGCAGTGAACCTGGCAGCTCcgggcccaccccaccccaggccgGGACCCTCATCGACAGTGGCACCGACAACCTGGCCGAGCCTACCCAGGAGCCAGAGGGCCCGGTCGCGCTGTCCCTCTGCGGCGGTCTTGTGGACAGAAGGGAGATTTCAAAGG AAAAGTTCCTGAAACACATGATCTCCTATCAGGACCTGGCTGACAACCCCAGTGTCTTGGATGATCCCAACTTGGTGGTTAAGATCTACAAGAA gtaTTACAACTGGGCCGTGGCTGCTCCCATGATCCTCTCCTTGCAGGCATTTCAGAAGACTCTTCCCAAG agcaccgtgGACAAGCTGGTGAAGGAAAAGATGCCCAAGAAGAGTGGCAGGTGGTGGTtttcctggaggaggaaagagttcTCGGCTGAAGAA CACAGCTCTGGGACAGAAAAGACCACGGCAGAGGAACTGGCAGAGGGGCCAATGCCGTCAGG GCCAAAGACCGAGTTCCTGTCTAGCGAGGATGATTCTCCCGGAAGTCCCGTGATCCTGGAAGTCCTCTCTCCCCAGGTTCCATCCCAGACTTTCTTCCCTACGTACAAGAAGTCCCTGCGGCTCTCGTCAGACCAGATC CGGAGCCTGAATCTGAGGGATGGGGCCAACGATGTGACGTTCAGTGTGACGACCCAGTACCAGGGCACCTGCCGCTGCGAGGCCAACATCTACCTATGGAACTGGGATGACCGGGTGGTCATCTCGGACATCGATGGGACCATCACCAA ATCGGATGCCTTGGGACACATTTTGCCCCAGCTGGGGAAAGACTGGACTCATCAGGGCATCGTTAAACTCTACCACAAGATCCACTT GAATGGATACAAGTTCCTGTACTGTTCAGCCCGGGCCATCGGCATGGCTGATATCACCAAGGGCTACCTGCAGTGGGTGAATGAACAGGGCTGCGGCCTCCCCAAAGGCCCCATCCTTCTGGCCCCCAGCAGCCTCTTCTCTGCCCTCCACAG GGAAGTGATTGAGAAGAAGCCCGAGGTGTTCAAAATCGCCTGCCTGACGGACATCAggaacctgttctcccctctggcGCAGCCCTTCTATGCCGCCTTTGGGAACCGTCCCAAC GATGCCTATGCCTATCGGCAGGTGGGCCTTCCTGAATCTCGGATCTTCACTGTCAATCCCCGAGGGGAACTGATCCAGGAACTCACCAGGAACCACAAGTCCAC GTATGAACGGCTCAGCGAGTTGGTGGAACTCGTCTTCCCGCCGGTGGCTCTTGGATCCAATGTGGGACTAGTCAACCCCGACTTCAGCCAGTTCTGTTTCTGGAGGGAGCCCCTGCCTGCCATTGACCTGGAGGACCTTGGCTAG